The following is a genomic window from Photobacterium sp. GJ3.
TTATTGGCAAACAGCTGCTTGTATTCATTGATGTCATCGCGACGGGTGTGAATCACACCTTTACGGTCCAGCATGTAGATTTTCTCACGCTGCGCGCCACATTTAATCAGCAGTTCCATACAAGCCACGGCAGCTGCACCAGCCCCCAGGCAGACAATCACAGCTTCATTGATGTTCTTGCCCTGCAGTTCCAGTGCATTCAGCATACCCGCAGCGGTCACAATGGCCGTCCCGTGCTGGTCATCATGGAAAACCGGCACCTGACAGCGTTCAATCAGACGCTTTTCAATTTCAAAGCAGTCAGGCGCTTTGATATCTTCCAGGTTAATGCCACCAAAGGTGTCTGCAATATTCGCAACTGTATCGACGAACTCGTCGATGGTGCGGTGCTTGACTTCGATATCAATCGAATCCAGGCCTGCAAAACGTTTGAACAACAGCGCCTTACCTTCCATCACTGGCTTAGAAGCCAGCGGGCCGAGGTTGCCCAGACCCAGAATCGCCGTACCGTTGGTAATGACGGCAACCATGTTGCCCTTACCGGTGTACTTATAGACATTTTCTGAGTTTTGCGCGATTTCACGCACAGGTTCAGCCACACCCGGGCTGTAAGCCAGAGCGAGGTCTTCTACAGTGTTGGCAGGCTTGCTGAGTTCAACCGAAATTTTCCCGGGGACAGGGTAAGCATGATAGTGAAGTGCTTGTTGACGAAAATCTTCAGACATAGTTATTAGAATCCTGAATGGATGGATGTTCGGTTCGGTATTGAACAATGAATCATATTCGATAGCAGCACAAAATCCTAGTTTGCGCTAGCTGGTAATACCATGAGAATGCAGTCGGAACGCAGGAAAAATGCGGGGGTGTGACCAGCACAACTCATTATTATGATTATTGTAAATAAGAGGCCGGACATCAATGCGCTTGCGGGATCCCTAAAAAGCAAAAAGGGATGCCGCAGCATCCCTTTTTTCGACAGTGTCTTTCAGGTCAGAAGACCCGCAGCAATTACTTGCTGGACAGAGCGCCGAAACGCTTGTTGAATTTGTCGATACGGCCACCGGTGCTCACTTGACGCTGCTTACCAGTGTAGAATGGGTGACATTTGTCGCACACATCCAGGTTGATGTCGTCTTTGCTCAGGGTAGAGTTGAAGACGAAAGTGTTGCCGCAAGAACAACGAGCGTTTACAGCAGTGTATTCTGGGTGGATACCTTGTTTCATGGGGAAACCTCATAGCTAAGGCCGTGTCGCTCTCCCGATCCAAAGCCGGGCACCACACGTCGTTAATTAACACTGTCAGGCCAAAGGCGCTGGACAAATAGGCGGCGTATGATAATCAATCAGCAGCCACAGATCAACCGCAATCAGAACCTGCTGTGACTTTGCCTCATCCGCCCCGCAAGGTACACTGGCTCTATTCTCAGCATAAGTGATTTCAGCCAAACTGCATGACTGCCACCATCGCCAAAATAGCGCTGCCTGTCCCGCTGGACAAAACCTTCGATTATCTGATTCCTGCGGGTCAAAAGCCGGTGGTCGGTGGCCGGGTTCGTGTCCCTTTTGGTCGCCAGCAACTGACCGGGATCGTGATTGAACTCACAGATTCGTCCTCTTTTTCACGCGACCAGCTCAAACCTCTCAAAGCCGTGCTGGACGCTGCCCCCTTGTGGCAACCACCGCTATTTCAGTTACTGGAATGGACCAGCCGTTATTATCAGTACCCGCTCGGCGACACGCTGGCCAATGCACTGCCCGCAGCATTGCGTAAGGGCAAACCGGCCAACAGTGAAATTCGTTACTGGCAACTGACGGAACCAGGCAAAGATCAGCCTCTGACGGCTTTAACCCGCGCGCCCCGTCAGGCCAAAGTGCTGACCCTGCTGCGTAACGGCGAACTCAGTCACGACATGATGCTCGACGCAGAAGTGAGCAGCGCCACGCTGAAAACCCTGGCCGACAAAGGCTGGATTGAAAGCTATCAATCGGTACCGAAAACACTTCGCTGGCAGGAAAGTTTTGCGATCACCGAAGACAAACCACGCCTGAATGAAGAGCAGGCGCTGGCTATCGCCAGTGTGAATGCCAACCCGGAATATGGCTGCTACTTATTGGAAGGGGTGACAGGTTCCGGCAAAACAGAAGTTTATCTCAACCTGCTCGAACCCATCTTGGCGGCCGGAAAACAAGCACTGGTGCTGGTGCCGGAAATTGGCCTGACCCCGCAAACCATCAGCCGTTTTCAGCGACGGTTTCATGTACCGCTGTTTACCATTCACTCCGGGCTGAACGATACGGAGCGTCTGAGTGCCTGGCTGGCTGGCCGGGACAATCAGGCCGGGATCATCATCGGTACCCGCTCT
Proteins encoded in this region:
- a CDS encoding malic enzyme-like NAD(P)-binding protein, translated to MSEDFRQQALHYHAYPVPGKISVELSKPANTVEDLALAYSPGVAEPVREIAQNSENVYKYTGKGNMVAVITNGTAILGLGNLGPLASKPVMEGKALLFKRFAGLDSIDIEVKHRTIDEFVDTVANIADTFGGINLEDIKAPDCFEIEKRLIERCQVPVFHDDQHGTAIVTAAGMLNALELQGKNINEAVIVCLGAGAAAVACMELLIKCGAQREKIYMLDRKGVIHTRRDDINEYKQLFANNTDKRTLEDVIEGADIFVGVSGPDLLSAEALKLMADQPIVFACSNPDPEIKPELAHTVRNDLIMGTGRSDYPNQVNNVICFPFIFRGALDVRASEINDDMKLAAVHAIRELAKEPVPAEVVKAAGVEKLAFGPEYIIPKPMDPRLLPRVAKAVAEAAVASGVARIEMPVGYMEV
- the rpmE gene encoding 50S ribosomal protein L31; translated protein: MKQGIHPEYTAVNARCSCGNTFVFNSTLSKDDINLDVCDKCHPFYTGKQRQVSTGGRIDKFNKRFGALSSK